Proteins co-encoded in one Cercospora beticola chromosome 7, complete sequence genomic window:
- a CDS encoding uncharacterized protein (CAZy:GT32), with translation MRRPVLIFLILNLALIAFLVHSVWTLLELLVINGIEDAITKAELPPMGSEHDLDTKPMIPKIIHQTYINTSIPVVWQEAQQSCLDLHKEPEWKYMLWTDAMSDEFVAKEYPEFLDTFRGYQYPIQRADAIRYFVLEHFGGIYIDLDDGCNRSLEPLLRYPAFVRKTIPTGVSNDAMGAVPGHPFFQRVIEELPNYDRSWILPYISVMASTGPLFVSIIWRHYSDEGFNVGDGPDGGRVRIIFPQEYQNQPWSFFTHHLGNSWHGYDVQLIFWMARNWVLVTIFGFVVGFGVIFLVWWYYHRHYLAPTDVPRWKTKSIRQRLPFWSRRAHSEYELIHRHEP, from the exons gatcttcctcatcctcaatCTCGCCCTGATCGCCTTCCTTGTGCACTCCGTATGGACTCTCCTGGAACTGCTGGTGATCAACGGGATTGAGGATGCAATCACCAAGGCAGAGCTGCCGCCGATGGGCTCCGAGCATGACCTCGACACGAAACCTATGATTCCGAAAATCATACATCAAACATACATCAACACCAGTATCCCCGTGGTATGGCAGGAGGCACAGCAGAGTTGTCTCGATCTGCACAAAGAGCCGGAGTGGAAGTACATGCTGTGGACGGATGCCATGTCAGATGAGTTCGTCGCAAAAGAGTATCCAGAGTTCTTGGACACATTCCGAGGTTATCAGTATCCCATTCAGCGTGCAGATGCCATCAGGTACTTTGTGCTCGAGCACTTTGGCGGCATCTACATTGATTTGGACGATGGCTGCAACAGGTCTCTGGAGCCCTTGCTGAGGTATCCCGCTTTCGTGCGCAAGACCATTCCTACAGGAGTGAGCAACGATGCCATGGGCGCTGTTCCGGGACATCCTTTCTTCCAGCGCGTGATTGAAGAGCTGCCGAATTACGACCGCAGCTGGATCTTGCCGTACATTTCAGTCATGGCAAGCACCGGTCCACTATTCGTCAGTATAATCTGGAGGCACTACAGCGACGAGGGATTTAATGTGGGAGATGGGCCTGATGGAGGAAGAGTACGAATCATTTTCCCGCAGGAATATCAGAACCAGCCTTGGAGCTTTTTCACGCACCACTTGGGCAATAGCTGGCATGGTTATGATGTGCAGTTGATTTTCTGG ATGGCCCGCAACTGGGTTCTTGTGACCATTTTTGGCTTCGTTGTTGGCTTCGGCGTGATATTCCTGGTTTGGTGGTATTATCACCGCCACTACCTCGCGCCGACCGATGTCCCTCGATGGAAGACGAAATCGATACGACAGCGCCTTCCCTTCTGGTCACGACGAGCACATTCAGAGTATGAATTGATCCACAGACACGAGCCATGA